A DNA window from Choristoneura fumiferana chromosome 24, NRCan_CFum_1, whole genome shotgun sequence contains the following coding sequences:
- the LOC141441973 gene encoding protein 4.1 homolog yields MALPFHRTFSTIPGKEVQLVVITSKYDSKNKTLENSNGHVETSRGIVASDGKVHSNFGILDPKTGKIESVDSKTGKSEIKLAVTDPKTGHFLLSSGVVDPKTGKTDSSLAQQLSIVDKDVKPLEREIHLVIITTKYDPKTKKIDPSQGYVDTVSGTIGPDGKIRTAIGIIDPTSGEIVVTNPTTGKQEVKKAQLDPATGHMLVTSQVFDPRTGKVDPSLAQQYSIVNKAVTPHTKPASVGEIRLVIVTSKYDPRTKTVDAGAGTIDASKGYVSAEDGKIHTDFGIIDPRSGQILYRDPLTGKQELKQADIDPKTGNFIVTTAVVDPKTGKIDPSFAQQLTIVDKQNVLAKAPLSQRPVSPARQTPSPVKTPASTPVQTPLQSPVGTSSPIVSSQTQRAAPIAAAVPKTPPSKPTTAPPAPPRRKIVKIMVIFTRIDPKTKKPDLHTAEVEHLTGILDPNGLVETKYGVIDTNKGSIVATDSAGQKLTREGIVLPETGQIFINSGAIDPKTGKVDPSLGMILSVAKQDDPVVDITTIIGPIDPATGKVVIENGTVELTKGKVDAETGHISPKYGVIDPSNEVIFVTDAKGGQDKKSISIDENTGLITLTGAVDPKTGKVDPKLGQIIVVGTHIDPVVEVTTFVGKVDSKKGVIEPKHSVIESTTGQFNPDTNKIDTKYGQIDLVKGTVTYNDPKTGKLESKEVKVDPVTGQLLLRSGQVNPKSGKPDKDVGRLICLRIIQTKVDPVSGKQIVSNEPKNVKVDPKTNQIWTAGPKDPQTGEVLYTAGQIDPVTGYIITIYGRLDPKTGTIVRATDIDRSLIKVDPISGQIYTATGQVDEDNQPLYSASQVDPSTGEIYTKVGKIDGRTGRLIIVKIYVITQKDEKGRVKEVDPKECTIDETTGRIITTKTVYLYQIIDPITGETIDVDPDDPRLKGARTTVTQTMTLSGKIDPVTGRIKTEYGDIDPDTGDIDPSTAVRDPVTGQLILHYSQIDPSHFEDKSGNYTIEKETQDLPANIDIQKVNTHKFSTFGKDESPVRGDEPRTFTEFTTSEHIRHQGYVSSNTPLSSKIPVSQRAKKTPTPPVVVKTTTKQLLTKNDEGVTHNVEQEVENLGTGEVTFSTHTNKAESLEPMEGAGAGKSPYVTARAVTTRTATTHHDLDTKAKTQQMEEKTVAHTLTSSATRQEQRVLTQEVKTMVTTGDKQLTRRGSESSLSSGDSGTPIDFEEGAGEGHYYTTEPGSYRTTTTTSVMGNAPFGSMVHGATTRTSTGVPETEETTINEEGEVVSSQTISSKTRTVETITYKTERNGVVETRVEQKITIQSDGDPIDHDRALAEAIQEATAMNPDMTVEKIEIQQQSTQP; encoded by the exons atggcgctgccattcCACAG AACATTCTCTACTATACCAGGCAAAGAAGTTCAGTTAGTTGTTATAACGAGCAAGTATGATTCAAAGAACAAGACGTTAGAAAACAGCAACGGACATGTGGAAACATCAAGGGGTATCGTAGCTTCGGATGGAAAAGTCCATAGTAATTTTGGTATCCTTGACCCTAAAACCGGAAAAATTGAATCCGTTGATTCCAAAACAGGCAAGTCAGAAATCAAGCTAGCTGTCACTGACCCTAAGACAGGACATTTTCTTCTTTCATCCGGTGTTGTCGATCCGAAGACAGGAAAAACAGATTCATCTCTTGCTCAACAACTCAGCATTGTGGACAAAGATGTTAAGCCTCTAGAGAGAGAAATCCATTTAGTTATCATTACTACTAAATACGATCCAAAAACAAAGAAGATTGATCCGAGCCAAGGATATGTAGATACCGTCAGCGGAACTATAGGACCCGATGGTAAAATCAGAACTGCAATCGGCATCATCGATCCAACTTCCGGGGAAATAGTGGTGACGAACCCAACAACTGGCAAGCAGGAAGTTAAGAAAGCTCAGTTGGATCCTGCAACAGGCCATATGCTCGTCACGAGTCAGGTGTTTGATCCCAGAACAGGGAAAGTCGATCCTTCTCTTGCTCAACAGTACAGCATTGTCAACAAGGCAGTCACGCCACATACCAAGCCGGCATCGGTTGGTGAGATCCGTCTCGTGATCGTGACAAGCAAGTATGACCCGAGGACCAAGACAGTGGACGCTGGTGCTGGAACTATTGACGCCTCAAAGGGCTACGTCAGCGCCGAAGACGGCAAGATACACACAGATTTCGGCATTATCGACCCGAGATCCGGACAGATTCTCTATAGAGATCCATTGACCGGAAAACAGGAGCTAAAACAAGCGGACATTGATCCCAAGACTGGAAACTTTATTGTCACCACCGCAGTCGTAGACCCTAAGACAGGCAAAATAGATCCCTCATTCGCTCAACAGTTAACGATTGTTGATAAGCAGAATGTGTTAGCTAAGGCACCGCTATCTCAAAGACCAGTTTCCCCCGCGAGACAAACTCCATCGCCGGTCAAGACTCCTGCTTCAACACCAGTGCAAACGCCATTGCAATCACCGGTTGGTACATCCTCACCTATCGTTTCGAGCCAAACACAAAGAGCTGCTCCTATTGCAGCAGCTGTTCCTAAGACACCACCATCCAAACCGACCACTGCACCACCGGCCCCGCCTAGAAGGAAGATTGTTAAGATCATGGTAATCTTCACTCGTATCGACCCTAAAACCAAGAAACCAGACTTACATACGGCTGAAGTTGAACATCTTACGGGCATTTTGGACCCTAATGGTTTAGTTGAAACTAAATATGGCGTGATTGACACTAATAAAGGTAGTATCGTCGCCACGGACTCCGCTGGCCAGAAACTGACTAGAGAAGGGATTGTTCTACCTGAAACAGGTCAAATATTTATCAACTCTGGTGCGATTGATCCGAAAACTGGCAAAGTAGATCCTAGCCTAGGCATGATCTTGAGCGTAGCCAAACAAGACGACCCAGTCGTAGACATAACAACTATCATTGGCCCTATCGATCCAGCTACGGGAAAGGTAGTCATAGAAAATGGTACAGTGGAACTTACAAAAGGAAAGGTTGATGCTGAAACTGGACACATTTCACCAAAATATGGAGTCATTGACCCATCAAATGAGGTCATATTCGTAACTGATGCTAAAGGAGGACAAGACAAGAAATCCATCAGCATTGATGAAAATACCGGTCTCATTACTTTAACCGGCGCAGTTGACCCTAAAACAGGCAAAGTCGATCCCAAACTTGGACAAATCATTGTGGTCGGTACTCATATTGACCCAGTTGTAGAAGTTACGACATTTGTCGGTAAAGTCGACTCTAAGAAGGGTGTGATAGAACCCAAACACTCTGTCATTGAAAGCACTACTGGCCAGTTCAATCCAGACACAAACAAAATCGACACAAAGTATGGCCAGATCGATCTTGTTAAAGGCACTGTAACTTACAATGATCCTAAGACTGGCAAGTTGGAAAGCAAGGAAGTGAAAGTCGACCCTGTTACTGGTCAGCTATTATTACGCAGCGGTCAGGTGAACCCGAAATCAGGAAAACCCGATAAGGACGTCGGAAGACTTATCTGTCTAAGAATCATCCAGACTAAGGTCGATCCTGTGTCAGGTAAGCAAATTGTATCTAACGAACCGAAGAACGTTAAAGTTGATCCTAAAACCAACCAAATCTGGACCGCCGGACCTAAAGATCCGCAGACTGGTGAAGTTCTCTACACCGCTGGACAAATCGATCCCGTCACTGGTTACATCATCACTATATACGGCCGCCTCGACCCGAAAACTGGAACGATAGTCAGAGCAACAGATATTGACAGGTCGCTCATCAAGGTTGATCCGATTAGTGGACAAATCTATACAGCCACGGGACAAGTCGACGAAGATAACCAACCGCTATACTCTGCTTCCCAAGTCGATCCATCAACAGGGGAAATCTATACTAAAGTTGGCAAAATCGATGGCAGAACCGGCAGACTGATTATAGTAAAGATCTACGTCATCACGCAAAAGGACGAGAAGGGTCGCGTCAAGGAAGTCGATCCGAAAGAGTGCACGATAGACGAGACCACTGGCAGAATCATAACGACGAAGACCGTGTATTTATATCAAATCATTGATCCAATCACTGGCGAAACGATTGACGTAGACCCAGATGATCCTAGACTAAAGGGCGCTAGAACAACTGTCACTCAAACAATGACGTTGTCGGGCAAGATTGATCCAGTCACAGGCAGGATAAAGACAGAATACGGAGACATCGATCCGGACACAGGTGACATCGACCCTAGCACGGCCGTAAGAGACCCAGTCACGGGACAACTAATACTACACTACTCACAAATAGATCCCTCCCACTTCGAAGATAAGAGCGGCAATTACACTATAGAGAAAGAAACGCAAGACCTCCCAGCAAATATCGACATACAGAAAGTCAACACGCACAAGTTCTCCACGTTCGGCAAAGACGAGAGCCCCGTACGAGGCGACGAGCCGCGAACATTCACAGAGTTCACGACTAGCGAGCACATTAGGCACCAGGGCTATGTGTCGTCAAACACCCCCCTGTCCTCAAAGATCCCGGTTTCGCAGCGCGCTAAGAAGACGCCGACGCCGCCGGTCGTCGTCAAGACGACTACCAAACAACTCCTCACGAAAAACGACGAGGGCGTCACGCATAATGTCGAGCAGGAGGTCGAAAACCTCGGCACCGGCGAGGTTACCTTCTCCACGCACACCAACAAG GCGGAAAGCCTAGAGCCGATGGAGGGAGCGGGAGCTGGGAAGAGTCCGTACGTGACCGCGAGGGCCGTCACAACTCGCACGGCCACCACACACCACGACCTCGACACGAAAGCGAAGACCCAACAAATGGAGGAGAAAACCGTTGCGCACACACTGACGTCATCCGCCACTCGACAAGAGCAGCGTGTGTTGACGCAGGAGGTCAAAACAATGGTCACCACCGGCGACAAG CAGTTAACCCGACGCGGCTCCGAGAGTTCCTTATCGAGTGGCGATTCTGGTACACCCATCGACTTTGAGGAAGGCGCGGGCGAAGGACACTATTACACCACC GAGCCGGGTTCTTATAGAACAACGACGACGACCAGCGTCATGGGCAACGCTCCTTTCGGCAGCATGGTGCATGGAGCCACCACGAGG ACGTCGACCGGCGTGCCGGAGACGGAGGAGACCACCATCAACGAGGAGGGGGAGGTCGTGTCCTCGCAAACCATCAGCTCTAAGACGCGCACCGTCGAAACTATCACC TACAAGACGGAGCGTAACGGCGTGGTGGAAACACGCGTTGAACAGAAGATCACCATCCAATCGGACGGCGACCCCATCGATCACGATCGCGCGCTCGCCGAGGCCATACAG GAGGCCACAGCAATGAACCCTGACATGACAGTCGAGAAGATAGAAATACAACAGCAGAGTACGCAGCCGTAA